In Ascaphus truei isolate aAscTru1 chromosome 12, aAscTru1.hap1, whole genome shotgun sequence, the following are encoded in one genomic region:
- the LOC142463817 gene encoding uncharacterized protein LOC142463817 yields the protein MLLLYIVAPGGHVSPEMEQVSSPGSASSTLLEEHHGDEDDEYDEDDATEETEIQSCDHEEVPIETVVPPNRPSTSTYDAIVASEGKIVDAENRRHSDMMTVLERMIGLQEETVSQLAHLHRVFIEVPKQLQKINTSFEALVVQQTQANYWRMTNVPQFNTSQPGSVHAGQFSPQSSEIHSPGPNVTGQVADIAVQVPDDILPLPSLQIQQQTPTKEATKTKQDTHETDQPSLVQCLPTCSHVSLGTSPVREQSLPKSPVGESLPKSPVGESLPKSPVGESLPTSPVGESLATSPVGESLPTSPVGESLATSPVGESLPTSPVGESLATSPVGESLPTSPVGELSLATSPAREVPEATQSGSVVPKVGGKRKRKIQETTSRPVTRSQKEQKK from the exons atgttattgttatatatagttgcccctggaggacatgtgtcacctgagatggaacaagtgtcttcacctgggtcagccagctcaacactactagaag aacatcatggtgatgaggatgatgagtatgatgaggatgacgccacagaagagactgaaatacaatcatgtgaccatgaagaggtgccaatagaaactgttgtaccgccaaatcgtccatcaacttccacatacgatgcaattgtagcttcagagggaaaaatagtggacgcagaaaatcgtcgccattcagacatgatgacagtgctggaaaggatgattggactgcaggaagaaacagtatcacaattggcacatctccacagagtcttcattgaagtgcctaaacagttgcaaaaaatcaacacctcatttgaagcattagttgttcagcaaacacaagctaattactggagaatgactaatgtaccacaattcaacacctcccagccaggatctgttcatgcaggtcagttttcaccacaatCATCTgagattcattcaccaggcccaaatgttaccggtcaagtagcagacattgctgtgcaggttcctgatgacatcctaccgctgccatctctacaaattcagcagcagacacctacaaaggaggcgacaaaaacaaaacaagacacacatgaaacagaccaaccatcacttgtgcagtgtctaccaacttgctcacatgtgtcactgggcacaagccctgtccgtgaacagtcactacccaaaagccctgtaggtgagtcgctgcccaaaagccctgtaggtgaatcgctgcccaaaagccctgtaggtgaatcactgcccacaagccctgtaggtgagtcactggccacaagccctgtaggtgaatcactgcccacaagccctgtaggtgagtcactggccacaagccctgtaggtgaatcactgcccacaagccctgtaggtgagtcactggccacaagccctgtaggtgaatcactgcccacaagccctgtaggtgaactgtcactggccacaagccctgcccgtgaagtgccagaggccactcaaagtggctctgttgtgcctaaagttggtggcaaaagaaaaaggaaaattcaagagacaacaagcaggcctgttactcgctcgcaaaaggaacaaaaaaaataa